Proteins from a single region of Cydia splendana chromosome 9, ilCydSple1.2, whole genome shotgun sequence:
- the LOC134793907 gene encoding endocuticle structural protein SgAbd-6-like: NLYTPYNNSASSQTLFALAALALACAVPQDKPAAAPVQIVKQDSEVDINGYNFDFETSDGTARQEQGEYKNDTDQQGLAVKGSYKYVAPDGQHISVTFVADKNGYQPTQHLGNEPAPAPAQP; the protein is encoded by the exons aacctgtacactccttatAACAACTCTGCTTCGTCACAGACTTTGTTCGCTCTGGCCGCGCTGGCGCTCGCATGTGCTGTGCCTCAGGACAAGCCAGCAGCCGCGCCGGTCCAGATCGTGAAGCAGGACTCTGAAGTAGACATCAATGGATACAATTTTGA CTTCGAAACAAGTGACGGCACTGCCCGACAGGAACAGGGTGAATACAAGAACGACACCGACCAACAAGGCCTGGCGGTAAAGGGCAGCTACAAGTACGTGGCCCCTGATGGCCAACACATCTCCGTGACCTTCGTGGCCGACAAGAACGGCTACCAGCCCACCCAGCACCTCGGCAACGAGCCCGCTCCTGCCCCGGCCCAACCCTAA